Proteins from a single region of Chaetodon trifascialis isolate fChaTrf1 chromosome 10, fChaTrf1.hap1, whole genome shotgun sequence:
- the LOC139337361 gene encoding twinfilin-1-like — protein sequence MSHQTGIQAGNDVKDIFADAKSGDQYRALKIVIEDEQLTLGATKKASKKWDQEYDCLVLPLLEDDVPCYILYRLDSTNNQGYEWIFLAWSPDHSAVRHKMLYAATRATLKKEFGGGHIKDEIFATVKDDLTLSGYRKHLTSQAAPQPLTAAEEELRQIKLNEVQTDISVDTKQQTLQGVAFPIHKDAVAALERYREKRINYVQLQVDAEQELIRLCSTEPTELKDLPMRIPKDTARYHFFLYKHSHEGDYLESTVFIYSMPGYKCSIRERMLYSSCKNPLVDMVENNLQIEIEKKLEIDNGDELTSDFLYEEVHPKQHAHKQAFAKPKGPAGKKGGRRITRPPAEEED from the exons ATGTCACATCAGACGGGCATTCAAG CGGGTAATGATGTGAAGGATATCTTTGCCGATGCCAAGAGTGGAGACCAATATCGAGCCTTAAAGATCGTCATTGAGGATG AGCAGCTGACTCTGGGCGCCACCAAGAAAGCATCAAAGAAGTGGGACCAGGAGTACGATTGCTTAGTGCTGCCCCTCCTCGAGGATGATGTGCCCTGCTACATTCTGTACCGGCTGGACTCCACTAACAACCAGGGCTATGAGTGGATCTTCCTGGCCTGGTCACCGGACCACTCTGCT GTGCGACATAAAATGTTATATGCTGCTACCAGAGCCACGCTGAAGAAAGAGTTTGGAGGCGGGCACATCAAGGATGAGATTTTTGCTACCGTGAAG GATGATCTGACTCTCAGTGGATACAGGAAACATCTGACCTCGCAGGCTGCTCCCCAGCCcctcactgctgcagaggaggaactGAGGCAGATCAAACTAAATgag gtgcagACGGACATCAGTGTGGACACCAAGCAGCAGACTCTGCAGGGAGTGGCCTTCCCTATTCACAAAGACGCTGTCGCAGCACTTGAACGTTATAGGGAGAAAAGAATCAACTACGTACAGCTG CAAGTAGACGCCGAACAGGAGCTGATTCGGTTGTGCAGCACTGAGCCAACAGAGTTGAAAGACCTGCCAATGAGAATCCCTAAAGACACTGCACGTTACCACTTCTTCCTCTACAAACATTCCCACGAAGGCGACTACTTAGAGTCCACAG tCTTCATTTATTCTATGCCCGGATACAAGTGTAGCATCCGAGAGAGGATGCTCTATTCCAGCTGCAAAAATCCCCTGGTCGACATGGTGGAAAACAATCTCCAGATTGAGATTGAGAAAAAG TTGGAGATTGACAATGGGGATGAGCTGACCAGTGACTTCCTGTACGAGGAGGTGCATCCCAAGCAGCACGCCCACAAGCAGGCCTTCGCCAAGCCCAAAGGCCCTGCTGGGAAGAAGGGCGGCCGCCGCATCACCCGACCACCcgcagaggaggaagattaa
- the irak4 gene encoding interleukin-1 receptor-associated kinase 4, translating into MNNSVTSSTYIRNLSYSLRRELSDFLDPQENWKDVIVSIRKPSGEFRYTQHHVRRFEGLVAQGRSPTVELLADWGTTNSTVGELVDILKSNKLLAAASVLLPVEEAIPAETWQVSPAAQPCSAPPTRPLQDTETQPAPATSSLQTQILMESNEQAHTGFSSFLYNELMKITGNFDDRPVSAGGSRLGEGGFGTVYKGLLNDKPVAVKKLNPMDDVSLDELQVQFNQEIQTLKVLKHENLVDMVGFSCDGHHPCLVYPLMANGSLLDRLACLQGSPPLSWRQRCLIAEGTATGLEYLHSSHHVHRDVKSANILLDEKFVAKISDFGLTRASAKRTSTTMMTERIVGTCAYMAPEALRGEITPKSDVFSFGVVLLEILSGLPPADENREPQLLMDMRYDIDDEDEELTLENFLDKKMGDSELSQAESIYTLACNCLHERKNRRPVIKQVLLEVKGVVKSISLDFKV; encoded by the exons ATGAACAATTCGGTCACTTCCTCTACTTACATTCGTAACCTTAGTTATAGTTTACGTCGCGAGTTGTCCGATTTTCTAGACCCTCAAGAGAATTGGAAAGATGTTATTGTCTCGATACGGAAGCCGAGTGGGGAGTTCAGGTACACTCAGCATCATGTCAG gagATTTGAAGGCCTTGTTGCACAGGGGAGAAGTCCTACAGTGGAGCTGCTGGCAGACTGGGGGACCACTAACAGTACAGTGGGTGAACTGGTGGACATTTTGAAGAGTAACAAGTTACTGGCTGCTGCTAGTGTTCTGCTCCCTG tggaggagGCCATCCCAGCAGAGACATGGCAGGtctctccagcagcacagccaTGCAGTGCCCCCCCAACAAGACCACTgcaagacacagagacacagccaGCGCCTgccacctcctctctgcagacTCAGATTCTCATGGAGAGCAATGAACAAGCCCACACAg GTTTCTCCAGCTTCTTGTacaatgagctgatgaagaTTACAGGCAACTTTGATGACCGCCCTGTATCAGCCGGCGGCAGCAGACTCGGAGAGGGAGGCTTTGGCACTGTGTACAAAGGTCTCCTGAATGACAAACCCGTTGCAGTGAAAAAACTCAATCCA aTGGATGACGTCTccctggatgagctgcaagtTCAATTCAACCAAGAGATCCAAACTCTGAAAGT GTTGAAACATGAGAACTTGGTTGACATGGTTGGTTTTTCCTGTGATGGACACCACCCATGTTTGGTGTATCCCTTAATGGCCAATGGTTCTCTGCTGGACCGGCTAGCTTGCCTG CAGGGAAGTCCACCACTGTCCTGGCGACAGAGATGCTTGATAGCCGAAGGGACAGCAACGGGTTTGGAGTATCTGCACAGCAGCCATCATGTCCACAGAGATGTTAAAAG TGCAAATATCCTGTTGGATGAAAAGTTTGTGGCAAAGATCTCAGACTTCGGGCTGACGAGAGCATCGGCCAAGCGGACTTCAACAACCATGATGACGGAGAGGATTGTGGGTACCTGTGCATACATGGCACCTGAGGCCCTACGAGGAGAGATCACACCAAAATCTGATGTGTTCAGCTTTGGAGTG GTGTTGTTAGAAATATTGTCTGGACTCCCGCCAGCTGATGAAAACCGTGAGCCACAGTTACTG ATGGATATGAGGTATGATATagatgatgaagacgaggagCTGACTTTAGAGAACTTCCTGGACAAAAAGATGGGAGACTCGGAGCTGAGCCAGGCGGAAAGTATCTACACTTTGGCCTGCAACTGCCTCCACGAAAGGAAAAACAGGCGGCCCGTCATCAAACAG GTCCTGTTGGAGGTTAAAGGAGTTGTCAAGAGCATTTCACTGGATTTTAAGGTATAG